A DNA window from Prevotella intermedia ATCC 25611 = DSM 20706 contains the following coding sequences:
- a CDS encoding ABC transporter substrate-binding protein, which translates to MERIKYLLLFAAITLVGCQVSDEEDSLIGKRKNKVEEVAYARAFKVGVTPTMDCLPIFLLKDSNLYNPDNIDIRLKEYSSQLNCDTAMQNGRVQASVTDLIRAEYLKEEKHIVLDYMTETNATWQLLASPQSGVKRPEDLGNKIIGLTFNSIMQYLTIRVFSGHDISSRFYGSQINDIFIRLKMLNNNQIDAIWASEPQTTQAKLLGNREIYSSVNETFIPGAIVYVNNPKIEHQRAFEAAYNKAVDILNSHSIQYFAPLIKKYMKVDDKVVAALPKITYKRVIAPRERAINKARNILP; encoded by the coding sequence ATGGAGAGAATAAAATACTTGCTGCTCTTTGCAGCCATCACATTGGTTGGGTGTCAAGTATCTGACGAGGAAGATTCGCTAATCGGAAAGCGCAAGAACAAGGTAGAGGAAGTTGCCTATGCACGTGCGTTCAAGGTGGGCGTTACGCCTACTATGGACTGTCTGCCCATATTTTTGCTCAAGGATAGCAATCTGTATAATCCCGACAACATCGACATTCGACTGAAGGAATATTCATCACAGCTGAATTGCGACACAGCTATGCAGAACGGACGTGTACAGGCTTCGGTTACAGACCTTATTCGGGCGGAATACCTGAAAGAGGAAAAGCATATCGTACTCGACTATATGACCGAGACAAACGCCACTTGGCAGCTCTTGGCATCACCGCAATCGGGCGTGAAAAGACCCGAAGACTTGGGCAACAAGATTATCGGTTTGACCTTCAACTCCATAATGCAGTACCTCACGATACGCGTTTTCTCTGGACACGACATATCTTCAAGGTTCTATGGGTCGCAGATTAACGACATCTTCATTCGATTGAAAATGCTCAACAACAACCAAATAGACGCTATCTGGGCGAGCGAACCGCAGACCACACAAGCCAAACTCTTGGGCAACCGAGAGATATACAGCTCGGTAAATGAGACTTTCATACCTGGCGCAATCGTCTATGTGAACAATCCGAAGATAGAACATCAGCGTGCTTTCGAGGCAGCTTACAACAAGGCGGTGGATATATTGAACAGTCATTCCATACAATACTTTGCACCACTCATCAAGAAATATATGAAAGTAGACGACAAAGTGGTGGCTGCATTGCCTAAGATAACCTACAAACGAGTAATTGCACCACGCGAAAGAGCCATTAACAAGGCAAGGAATATTCTCCCATAA
- a CDS encoding DUF4827 domain-containing protein, whose amino-acid sequence MKKIIFLLAIVLSAMSIVSCREQDTYADKLERERKAINAFIVKHKINVISEKQFESQGFKTDTTKNQYVQFKSTGVYMQLVEEGIGEKLKNGETATVLCRFDETNVAGDSLQLTNKSLIWNGIVDKMLVTKNSGTFTASFDRASSVMVRAYGSTSVPKGWLVPLPYIKLGRITSATDKLAHVRLIVPSAQGQTLASKNTYACFYDITYQRGV is encoded by the coding sequence ATGAAGAAGATTATCTTTCTACTCGCAATAGTATTGAGCGCAATGAGCATCGTCTCTTGCCGCGAACAAGACACTTACGCTGACAAGTTGGAACGTGAACGCAAAGCCATTAATGCGTTCATAGTGAAACATAAGATAAACGTTATTTCGGAAAAACAGTTTGAAAGTCAAGGTTTCAAGACCGATACAACGAAGAATCAGTATGTTCAGTTCAAATCTACGGGCGTGTATATGCAGTTGGTAGAAGAAGGCATAGGAGAGAAACTGAAGAATGGCGAAACCGCTACCGTACTCTGCCGCTTCGACGAAACCAACGTGGCTGGCGATTCTTTGCAGCTTACAAACAAGTCGCTGATTTGGAATGGTATCGTAGACAAGATGTTGGTAACGAAGAACAGCGGAACGTTTACGGCTTCGTTCGACAGGGCTTCCAGCGTTATGGTGCGTGCATACGGCAGCACATCTGTACCTAAAGGGTGGTTGGTGCCTCTCCCTTACATTAAACTCGGACGCATTACAAGCGCAACCGACAAGTTGGCGCACGTGCGTCTCATCGTTCCATCGGCACAAGGACAGACCTTGGCAAGCAAAAATACGTATGCTTGCTTCTACGATATTACCTATCAACGAGGAGTTTAA
- the radA gene encoding DNA repair protein RadA: protein MTKDKTAYVCDNCGQESAKWIGKCPNCGQWNTFKQIRIAPNTGLSTGEKLVAHTFGAPKRNVPQALNVVSSAEEIRIDMKDSELNRVLGGGLVAGSMVLIGGEPGIGKSTLTLQTLLATDRKVLYVSGEESPQQIKMRALRIAETIPDNIVILSETSVEKIFSCIKDVKPELLVVDSIQTVATETVASSAGSITQIRESAAALLQLAKSSDIPVILIGHINKEGSIAGPKVLEHIVDTVLQFEGDQHYMYRILRSIKNRFGSTSELGIYEMRQNGLRPVSNPSELLLTDTPDDLSGVAISSAIEGVRPFLVETQALVSSAAYGTPQRSATGFDQRRLNMLLAVLEKRVGFKLMQKDVFLNIAGGLRITDMAMDLSVIAAVLSSNVDTPIEAGWCMAGEVGLSGEVRPVSRIEQRIAEAEKLGFSHIIIPKNNAQGLKGRYKIATHPVAKVEEALRLLFG from the coding sequence ATGACAAAAGACAAAACAGCCTACGTCTGCGATAACTGCGGGCAGGAAAGTGCAAAGTGGATTGGCAAATGTCCGAACTGCGGACAGTGGAACACGTTCAAGCAAATCCGTATCGCCCCCAACACGGGGCTGAGTACGGGCGAAAAGTTGGTTGCACACACCTTTGGCGCACCGAAACGCAACGTTCCGCAAGCCCTCAATGTGGTTTCTTCGGCAGAAGAAATCCGTATTGATATGAAGGACAGCGAATTGAATCGTGTGCTTGGAGGTGGACTTGTGGCAGGCAGTATGGTGCTGATAGGTGGCGAACCGGGTATCGGCAAGAGTACGCTGACGCTGCAAACGCTGCTCGCCACCGACCGAAAGGTGCTCTATGTGAGCGGTGAGGAAAGTCCGCAGCAGATAAAGATGCGTGCATTGCGCATTGCCGAAACCATTCCTGACAACATCGTGATACTTTCGGAAACATCTGTGGAAAAGATATTCAGCTGTATCAAGGACGTGAAGCCTGAACTCTTGGTTGTAGACTCTATACAAACAGTTGCCACAGAAACAGTTGCAAGCAGTGCTGGAAGTATTACTCAAATACGGGAGAGTGCTGCTGCCTTGCTCCAATTGGCGAAATCGAGCGACATTCCTGTCATTCTCATTGGTCATATCAACAAGGAAGGCTCCATTGCGGGGCCGAAAGTGCTGGAGCATATCGTAGATACGGTGTTGCAATTCGAAGGCGACCAACATTATATGTACCGCATTTTGCGCAGCATAAAGAACCGTTTCGGCTCTACTTCCGAACTTGGAATCTACGAAATGCGCCAAAACGGCTTGCGTCCGGTAAGCAATCCGTCGGAGTTGCTGCTCACCGACACTCCCGACGACCTATCGGGGGTTGCCATTTCGAGTGCTATCGAGGGGGTGCGCCCCTTCCTTGTGGAGACGCAAGCCCTTGTTTCGTCGGCTGCTTACGGCACTCCGCAGCGTTCGGCAACAGGTTTCGACCAGCGTCGCCTCAATATGCTGCTCGCTGTGCTTGAAAAACGAGTGGGCTTTAAGCTGATGCAGAAGGACGTTTTCTTGAATATAGCTGGCGGACTGCGCATTACGGATATGGCAATGGACTTGAGCGTGATAGCGGCAGTGCTGTCGTCGAACGTCGATACTCCTATCGAGGCAGGCTGGTGTATGGCAGGCGAAGTGGGATTGAGCGGCGAAGTGCGTCCCGTAAGCCGTATAGAGCAGCGCATTGCCGAAGCCGAGAAGCTGGGTTTCAGCCACATCATCATTCCCAAGAACAATGCGCAGGGCTTGAAAGGCAGATACAAGATAGCCACGCACCCCGTTGCGAAGGTGGAAGAAGCCTTGCGCCTGCTGTTCGGATAA
- a CDS encoding carboxypeptidase-like regulatory domain-containing protein, producing the protein MNKAKLLNIILLFLCLLYAGNAMGQTFTLQGKVSDQDGNPIELASIMVASQGKITMSNLKGEFSMQLQSEDSVKVRFSMLGYKSKVRVLRRPQGKQTLQIQLSSDNEMQEVVVQAKVQQHGTTEEIKVEATKRNPSVSGNVVEEILQTQAGVSTHSELSSQYNVRGGTFDENSVYINNVEVYRPFLVRSGQQEGLSVINADLVESVGFSTGGFEAKYGDKMSSALDITYKRPKRTEGSITASMLGANGYLGIATKKLTWTNGLRYKTNKYLLGSLETKGEYNPSFLDYQTYLSWQPSKRWQVDFIGNISENNYNFEPKDRETKFGTLKNVKSFKVYFDGKEKDLFRTFFGSLSITNHLTPRTDISLIASAFSTKEQQRYDIQGQYWLTQTETSENLGVGTYMQHSRDYLKANVRSLKLMMQQRAGNHRVEGALTYKIEKIEENSAEYEYRDSAGYNIPHTGETLDMIYSMRARNNLDAKRIEAYLQDTWNFKSNDSVPTLYRLNYGVRYAHWDFNGESIVSPRASLNITPGWNRNLSFRVAAGLYYQAPFYKELRDTTMVNGVTYALLNKKIRSQRSIHALASMSYRFSMMNRPFKFTAEAYYKAISRLVPYSVDNVKVTYYGDNETSGHAAGLDLKLFGEFVPGADSWLTLSVMNTSMKLNGKNVPLPTDQRFALNLFFTDYFPGSTRWRMSLKLAYADGLPFSAPHQELTSTPFRAPAYKRADIGMSYRLFDNQDGSRSSIFRNVWLGLDCLNLFGINNVNSYYWITDISGQQYAVPNYLTGRQINAKISVEF; encoded by the coding sequence ATGAATAAGGCAAAACTACTGAACATTATATTATTGTTCCTGTGCTTGCTGTATGCTGGCAACGCTATGGGACAGACGTTTACGCTGCAAGGAAAGGTGTCCGACCAAGACGGAAACCCCATCGAGTTGGCTTCTATCATGGTTGCTTCGCAAGGCAAAATAACGATGAGCAACCTGAAAGGAGAATTCAGTATGCAGCTGCAAAGCGAAGATTCGGTGAAGGTGCGCTTCTCTATGCTTGGCTATAAGAGCAAGGTGCGCGTGCTGCGTCGCCCCCAAGGCAAGCAAACACTTCAGATTCAGCTGAGCAGCGATAACGAAATGCAGGAGGTTGTAGTGCAGGCTAAGGTTCAGCAACACGGTACCACGGAAGAAATAAAGGTAGAAGCGACCAAGCGAAACCCATCGGTTTCGGGCAATGTCGTCGAAGAAATACTGCAGACACAGGCGGGTGTGTCTACCCATTCCGAACTTTCGTCGCAGTATAACGTGCGTGGTGGCACCTTCGATGAGAACTCTGTATATATTAATAATGTGGAAGTGTATCGCCCATTCCTCGTGCGCAGCGGACAGCAGGAGGGTCTTTCGGTGATAAATGCCGACCTTGTGGAAAGTGTGGGCTTCTCTACGGGTGGCTTTGAGGCGAAGTATGGCGACAAGATGAGCTCGGCTTTGGACATCACTTACAAGCGTCCGAAGCGCACCGAAGGTTCGATAACAGCCTCAATGCTTGGCGCAAACGGCTATTTAGGTATTGCTACAAAGAAGCTGACGTGGACAAACGGCTTGCGATACAAGACCAACAAGTACCTTTTAGGTTCGCTCGAAACGAAGGGCGAATACAATCCTTCGTTCTTAGACTACCAGACTTATCTCTCGTGGCAGCCGTCGAAACGCTGGCAAGTGGACTTTATCGGAAACATATCGGAGAACAATTACAACTTTGAACCCAAAGACCGAGAAACGAAATTCGGTACGCTGAAGAACGTAAAGTCGTTCAAAGTTTACTTCGATGGCAAGGAAAAAGACCTCTTCCGCACCTTCTTCGGTTCGTTAAGCATCACCAACCACCTGACGCCACGCACCGACATATCGCTCATAGCGTCGGCTTTCTCGACCAAAGAGCAGCAACGGTACGACATTCAGGGGCAATACTGGCTCACACAGACCGAAACTTCGGAGAATCTCGGCGTAGGAACGTATATGCAACATTCGCGCGACTACCTGAAAGCAAACGTGCGAAGCCTTAAACTGATGATGCAACAGCGTGCAGGAAACCACAGAGTAGAGGGCGCACTGACGTATAAGATAGAGAAAATTGAAGAAAATTCGGCAGAATACGAATACCGCGACTCGGCAGGCTACAACATTCCGCACACTGGCGAAACCCTCGATATGATATATTCGATGCGTGCACGCAACAACTTGGACGCGAAACGCATAGAAGCATATTTGCAAGATACGTGGAACTTCAAGAGCAACGATTCCGTTCCAACACTGTATCGTCTGAACTACGGTGTGCGTTATGCACATTGGGACTTCAACGGTGAGAGCATCGTATCGCCACGCGCATCGCTCAACATTACGCCAGGCTGGAACCGAAACCTGTCATTCCGTGTGGCAGCGGGGCTTTATTATCAGGCACCGTTCTATAAAGAGCTGCGCGATACCACAATGGTAAACGGCGTAACCTACGCACTGCTGAACAAGAAAATACGCTCGCAGCGTTCCATTCACGCATTGGCATCGATGAGCTACCGCTTTTCGATGATGAACCGACCCTTCAAATTCACGGCAGAAGCTTACTATAAAGCCATCTCACGCCTTGTTCCGTACTCGGTAGACAACGTGAAAGTAACCTACTATGGCGACAATGAAACCTCTGGACACGCTGCCGGATTAGACCTGAAACTCTTTGGTGAGTTCGTACCAGGGGCCGATTCGTGGCTCACGCTCAGCGTTATGAACACCAGTATGAAGCTGAACGGAAAGAACGTACCACTGCCAACCGACCAGCGTTTCGCCCTAAACCTCTTCTTCACCGACTATTTCCCAGGCTCTACACGCTGGAGAATGTCGCTGAAACTGGCATACGCCGACGGCTTACCCTTCTCCGCGCCCCACCAAGAACTAACCAGCACCCCGTTCCGTGCGCCTGCCTACAAGCGTGCCGACATCGGAATGAGCTATCGACTCTTCGATAACCAAGACGGCTCGCGCAGTTCTATCTTCCGAAACGTGTGGTTGGGCTTAGACTGTTTGAACCTTTTCGGCATCAACAACGTAAATTCATACTACTGGATAACCGACATTTCAGGACAGCAGTATGCCGTGCCAAACTATCTTACAGGTCGCCAAATCAACGCCAAAATATCGGTAGAGTTCTAA
- the yihA gene encoding ribosome biogenesis GTP-binding protein YihA/YsxC: MIIKTSEFSISSPTISKCPNDTKNEYAFIGRSNVGKSSLINMLCNHKGLAKTSAKPGKTLLINHFIINKEWYIVDLPGYGYAKNSKTVRNKLEQMIAQYILQRKQLVNVFVLIDIRHEQQKIDREFIDWLGQSNIPFSIIFTKADKLSGGKAKANAEAWMKKLEDTWEITPPYFITSSESKVGREEVLGYIESINTALANDTAE, encoded by the coding sequence ATGATAATAAAGACTTCGGAATTCAGCATATCGTCGCCTACAATATCGAAGTGTCCTAACGATACGAAGAACGAATATGCGTTCATCGGTCGGTCGAACGTGGGCAAGTCGAGTCTGATAAATATGCTTTGCAACCACAAGGGACTTGCCAAGACATCGGCAAAGCCTGGCAAAACATTGCTCATCAACCACTTCATCATCAACAAGGAGTGGTACATTGTAGACCTTCCTGGCTACGGCTATGCCAAGAATTCAAAGACTGTGCGCAACAAGCTCGAACAGATGATTGCGCAATACATCTTGCAACGCAAGCAGCTCGTGAACGTATTCGTCCTTATCGACATACGCCACGAGCAGCAAAAGATAGACCGTGAGTTCATCGATTGGTTAGGACAAAGCAACATTCCTTTCTCCATCATCTTCACAAAAGCCGACAAACTGTCGGGCGGAAAGGCGAAAGCCAACGCTGAAGCGTGGATGAAGAAGCTGGAAGACACGTGGGAAATCACCCCACCCTACTTCATTACGTCGTCGGAAAGCAAGGTGGGCAGAGAGGAAGTACTCGGCTACATCGAGAGCATCAACACGGCATTGGCGAACGATACAGCCGAATAA
- the glmM gene encoding phosphoglucosamine mutase yields MTLIKSISGIRGTIGGQTGNTLNPLDIVKFTSAYATYIASQHPGKKLKIVVGRDARISGEMVKNVVCGTLMGIGADVVNIGLATTPTTELAVRMEGADGGIIITASHNPRQWNALKLLNHEGEFLTAEDGAAVLDIAEKEDFNYADVDQLGSYKEDDSFDQRHIDAVKALELADLEAIKARKFRVCVDAVNSVGGIILPKLLDQIGVEYTLLYGEPTGDFAHNPEPIEKNLGGIMDEMKKGGYDLGIVVDPDVDRLAFIREDGVMYGEEYTLVSVADYILDHVKGNTVSNLSSTRALRDVTEKHGGKYYAAAVGEVNVTTKMKEVGAVIGGEGNGGVIYPDSHYGRDALVGIVLFLSSLAQKGLKASELRKTYPEYFIAKNRIDLTPETDVDAILAKVKELYGNEKDVQVTDIDGVKLDFPTAWVHLRKSNTEPIIRVYSEAGSMDEADALGKKLMQVVYDMQ; encoded by the coding sequence ATGACGCTAATAAAGTCTATTTCAGGTATCCGCGGTACAATTGGCGGACAAACAGGTAACACATTGAATCCACTTGACATTGTTAAATTCACATCGGCTTACGCTACTTACATCGCAAGCCAGCACCCAGGAAAGAAGCTAAAGATTGTTGTTGGACGCGACGCACGCATTTCAGGCGAAATGGTGAAGAACGTTGTGTGTGGCACACTTATGGGTATTGGTGCCGATGTCGTAAATATCGGCTTGGCAACCACCCCTACCACCGAGCTTGCCGTGCGTATGGAGGGTGCCGATGGTGGTATCATCATCACCGCTTCGCACAACCCTCGCCAGTGGAACGCATTGAAACTGCTGAACCACGAGGGCGAATTTCTCACCGCAGAAGACGGTGCTGCCGTGCTCGACATAGCAGAAAAGGAAGATTTCAACTATGCCGACGTAGACCAACTTGGCAGCTACAAGGAAGACGATTCGTTCGACCAACGCCACATCGACGCAGTGAAAGCACTCGAATTGGCTGACTTGGAAGCCATTAAAGCTCGCAAGTTCCGTGTCTGTGTAGACGCTGTGAACTCCGTAGGCGGCATTATTCTGCCCAAATTGCTCGACCAAATCGGCGTGGAATATACATTGCTATACGGCGAACCGACAGGCGACTTCGCCCATAACCCCGAACCAATAGAGAAGAACCTCGGCGGCATTATGGACGAAATGAAGAAAGGCGGCTACGACCTTGGCATTGTCGTAGACCCAGACGTAGACCGTTTGGCGTTCATACGTGAAGACGGCGTTATGTACGGTGAGGAATATACACTCGTAAGTGTAGCCGATTACATTCTCGACCACGTAAAGGGAAACACCGTCAGCAACCTTTCTTCAACACGTGCATTGCGCGATGTTACCGAGAAACACGGTGGAAAGTACTACGCTGCTGCCGTTGGCGAGGTGAATGTAACTACCAAAATGAAGGAAGTAGGTGCTGTTATCGGCGGCGAAGGCAATGGCGGCGTCATTTATCCAGACAGCCATTACGGTCGCGATGCGCTTGTTGGAATCGTACTTTTCCTTAGTTCTCTGGCTCAAAAGGGCTTGAAAGCAAGCGAATTGCGCAAGACTTACCCCGAATACTTCATTGCAAAGAACCGCATCGACCTCACTCCCGAGACCGATGTAGATGCCATTCTCGCCAAGGTCAAGGAGCTTTACGGAAACGAAAAGGACGTACAGGTAACCGACATTGACGGCGTTAAGCTCGATTTCCCAACAGCTTGGGTACACCTCCGCAAGTCGAACACCGAACCAATCATTCGTGTTTACAGCGAGGCAGGCAGTATGGACGAGGCCGACGCATTGGGCAAGAAACTTATGCAGGTAGTTTACGACATGCAATAA
- the abc-f gene encoding ribosomal protection-like ABC-F family protein, with protein MAQIPYLDVQKLSKRFGAQILFDEISFSIAEGQHVGLIAKNGTGKSTLLSILTGKEGYESGSIVYRNDLRVSCLVQSPKFNPEESVLDACFNHKGDPDKVLKAKQILTTLKITDLNQPMGQLSGGQQKRVALANVLILEPDLLILDEPTNHLDLEMIEWLEGFLSRGNKTLLMVTHDRYFLDNVCNIILELDDRTIYTYRGNYSFYLEKRQERIANTRAEIARANNLYRTELEWMRRQPQARGHKARYREEAFYELQAKALQRIEERQIRLKASNVYIGSKIFECQYVSKAFDEKVILKDFYYNFARFEKMGIVGNNGTGKSTFIKMLLGLVKPDSGKFDIGETVSFGYFSQDGLKFRDDQKVIDIITDIADYIDLGGGRHMTASQFLNYFLFTPEMQHNYVAKLSGGEKRKLYLCTVLMRNPNFLILDEPTNDLDIQTLQILEEYLQDFPGCVIVVSHDRYFMDKVVDHLLVFNGDGQVKDFPGNYTQFRDYQALKSKEAVEENKTKEKKTATQRDYHNETRKRMSYKEKREYEMLTADIEKLTNEIATMEEQLCSGTLEIDQLTEISKLLPKKKDELDEKELRWLELSELE; from the coding sequence ATGGCGCAGATACCTTATTTAGACGTCCAAAAGCTATCGAAACGCTTCGGAGCGCAAATCCTGTTCGACGAAATATCCTTCTCCATTGCAGAAGGACAACACGTCGGACTGATTGCGAAGAACGGAACGGGCAAGTCCACCCTGCTTTCCATACTCACAGGAAAGGAGGGTTACGAGTCGGGCAGCATTGTCTACCGCAACGACTTGCGCGTCAGCTGCTTGGTACAAAGTCCGAAATTCAACCCCGAAGAGTCGGTTCTCGACGCTTGTTTCAACCATAAGGGCGACCCCGACAAGGTATTGAAAGCCAAACAGATACTCACCACGCTCAAGATAACCGACCTAAACCAGCCTATGGGGCAGCTCAGCGGCGGACAACAGAAGCGTGTGGCACTGGCAAACGTGCTGATACTTGAACCCGACTTGCTCATTCTCGACGAGCCAACCAACCACCTCGACCTCGAAATGATAGAGTGGCTCGAAGGCTTTCTTTCGAGAGGGAACAAGACACTCTTAATGGTTACGCACGACCGATACTTCCTCGACAACGTGTGCAACATTATTCTCGAACTCGACGACCGCACCATCTACACCTATCGGGGCAACTACTCGTTCTATTTGGAGAAGCGACAGGAACGCATTGCCAACACACGGGCAGAGATTGCACGTGCCAACAATCTCTACCGCACCGAGTTAGAGTGGATGCGCAGGCAGCCGCAGGCACGCGGACACAAGGCGCGCTACCGTGAAGAAGCCTTCTACGAACTGCAGGCAAAGGCACTGCAACGCATCGAAGAAAGGCAAATCCGACTGAAAGCGTCCAACGTTTACATCGGCAGCAAGATATTTGAGTGCCAGTATGTATCGAAGGCATTCGACGAAAAAGTCATACTGAAAGACTTCTACTACAACTTTGCCCGCTTCGAAAAGATGGGAATCGTGGGCAACAACGGCACGGGCAAGTCCACATTCATCAAGATGCTGCTCGGACTGGTAAAGCCCGACAGCGGCAAATTCGACATCGGCGAAACCGTCAGCTTCGGTTACTTCTCGCAAGACGGACTGAAATTCAGAGACGACCAGAAGGTTATCGACATCATAACCGACATTGCCGACTACATAGACCTTGGCGGTGGTCGCCACATGACGGCGTCGCAGTTCCTCAACTACTTCCTTTTCACACCCGAAATGCAGCACAACTACGTGGCAAAACTATCGGGAGGCGAAAAACGCAAGCTCTATTTGTGCACTGTGCTGATGCGCAATCCGAACTTCCTGATACTCGACGAGCCTACCAACGACCTTGATATTCAGACGCTTCAGATACTCGAAGAATATCTGCAAGACTTCCCTGGCTGTGTCATCGTAGTGTCGCACGACCGCTATTTTATGGATAAGGTGGTAGACCATCTGCTCGTTTTCAACGGCGACGGACAGGTAAAGGACTTCCCTGGCAACTATACGCAGTTCCGCGACTACCAAGCCTTGAAGAGCAAAGAAGCAGTGGAGGAAAACAAGACAAAGGAAAAGAAAACCGCAACGCAGCGCGACTACCACAACGAAACGCGCAAACGTATGAGCTACAAGGAGAAACGAGAATACGAAATGCTCACGGCGGATATAGAAAAACTCACCAACGAAATTGCCACAATGGAGGAACAACTCTGTTCGGGCACGCTCGAGATAGACCAACTCACCGAAATCAGCAAACTCCTGCCGAAGAAAAAAGACGAGTTGGACGAGAAAGAACTGCGCTGGCTCGAACTTTCTGAATTGGAATAA